The following proteins are co-located in the Pelagicoccus sp. SDUM812003 genome:
- a CDS encoding DUF3450 family protein encodes MLIAAGIALAGPAALSAAPELAETRSALKEWVEIKKLISEESSKWVVEKETLNESIDLLQKEIDKLQAAIERQEEEQTDAERVRAELTREEEALKQASAIVKNNIGDLEAQALELVKYLPKALQSKLTIITQRIPKNKREIDASTLSNRVMSIIGILTEIEKFNSQITVENEIQDINGEKVRVDTIYIGLAVAYYVDGTQTEAGYMLPAKDGWTKVPNNALAPKIANAVAMQKKEMTVNFVNLPIEITDIQ; translated from the coding sequence ATGTTAATCGCCGCAGGAATCGCTCTTGCTGGCCCTGCTGCGCTTAGCGCTGCCCCAGAACTCGCTGAAACGCGCTCAGCCCTAAAGGAATGGGTGGAAATCAAGAAACTGATTTCCGAAGAGAGCAGCAAGTGGGTTGTAGAAAAGGAGACCCTCAACGAGTCCATAGACCTCCTGCAGAAAGAGATCGACAAGCTGCAAGCCGCGATCGAACGACAGGAAGAGGAGCAGACCGACGCGGAACGCGTTCGCGCCGAGCTCACCAGGGAGGAAGAGGCTCTCAAACAAGCGTCCGCCATCGTTAAGAACAACATTGGCGACCTCGAAGCTCAGGCCTTGGAACTGGTCAAGTACCTGCCGAAGGCTCTCCAGTCCAAGCTGACCATCATCACTCAGCGCATCCCCAAGAACAAGCGCGAGATCGATGCCAGCACGCTTTCCAATCGTGTCATGAGCATCATCGGTATCCTGACCGAAATCGAGAAGTTCAACAGCCAGATCACCGTCGAAAACGAGATCCAGGACATCAACGGAGAAAAGGTTCGCGTCGACACCATCTACATCGGTCTCGCGGTCGCATACTACGTCGACGGCACCCAGACCGAAGCTGGCTACATGCTGCCCGCTAAGGATGGATGGACCAAGGTCCCCAACAACGCCCTTGCTCCGAAGATCGCCAACGCGGTGGCCATGCAGAAGAAGGAAATGACGGTCAACTTCGTCAATCTGCCGATCGAAATCACCGACATCCAGTAA
- a CDS encoding Gfo/Idh/MocA family oxidoreductase has product MNDGKLKCGVAGVGYLGQHHARIYSELKTVELAGIFETNTERAKEISEKFNCPVFDTVEALAEACEAVSVVVPTDKHHAVALPLLAGGCHLLIEKPICQSLEEAADILEKAKAADLLVQVGHIEHFNPVMSFLEDSVSNPKFITADRLAPFQPRGTEVGVTLDLMIHDIGIVLQLVKSPVKLVQSVGVSALSPTEDIANARIEFENGCVANLNTSRVSSKKLREIRVFQPSGYLSLDFMNQAGHVVKINGGEMKKEEVPIEKGEPLKLELASFVESVKQRKQPKVGGELGRTALELAITITKQIRERAAM; this is encoded by the coding sequence ATGAATGATGGAAAACTGAAATGCGGAGTAGCCGGCGTCGGCTACCTGGGCCAACACCATGCTCGCATCTATAGCGAGTTGAAAACCGTCGAACTCGCCGGTATTTTCGAAACGAATACAGAGCGCGCGAAGGAAATCTCAGAAAAGTTCAACTGTCCCGTTTTCGACACGGTGGAAGCCTTGGCCGAAGCGTGCGAGGCAGTGAGTGTTGTCGTTCCCACCGACAAGCATCACGCTGTGGCCTTGCCCTTGCTCGCAGGCGGATGCCACTTGCTCATCGAGAAGCCGATTTGCCAGTCGCTTGAGGAAGCGGCGGACATACTGGAAAAGGCCAAGGCAGCGGATCTGTTGGTGCAGGTCGGTCACATCGAACACTTCAATCCAGTGATGAGCTTTTTGGAGGATTCCGTATCGAATCCAAAGTTTATCACCGCGGACCGTTTGGCTCCTTTTCAACCGCGCGGCACCGAAGTCGGCGTAACGCTGGACCTCATGATCCACGACATCGGCATCGTGCTTCAACTCGTGAAGTCTCCAGTGAAGCTTGTTCAGAGCGTCGGTGTGAGCGCCTTGTCGCCGACCGAGGATATCGCGAACGCTCGCATCGAGTTCGAAAACGGTTGTGTTGCGAATTTGAATACAAGCCGCGTCAGCAGCAAGAAACTGCGCGAGATTCGCGTCTTTCAGCCCTCCGGCTACCTCTCGCTCGATTTCATGAACCAAGCTGGCCATGTGGTGAAGATCAACGGCGGCGAAATGAAGAAGGAAGAGGTGCCGATCGAGAAGGGAGAGCCGCTCAAGCTGGAGCTGGCGAGCTTCGTGGAAAGCGTCAAACAACGCAAGCAGCCTAAAGTGGGTGGCGAACTAGGGCGTACCGCGCTGGAGCTGGCCATTACCATCACCAAGCAGATTCGCGAACGCGCGGCGATGTAG
- a CDS encoding ABC transporter permease: MPWYLYIAIRHLFPKGKRWPFFTIMSVTGVALGTMLLVIVISVFNGFGHELRRIISETSGDLKVLNGRIFEDYEEKIELLSQQPQVEAASPSAFGMVMLQSRDRPLFPAVQGIELEQERNVVPIDSYLYRGSMEDLDDDSILISSGVAGTLGLRVGEEVEIYTPLMLQKLKQDEILLPRMMRIAGVFETGFNKIDENLIITTLRTMQDLYGMGEGVHAIKVKLKDGADPDQAAGELQALFEPPFRVSTWIESNADFLQIIEFEKRMMFFLLLFIVIVGSFSIATSLLTSVVRKTREIGLFAAMGATSQQLAACFCLQGFAVGVVGTALGFVIGFIILSLRDSITNGLFWLIGGREQTLEFYFFSRLPVHIEASDMIVIAVFAVVIATLAGLIPAIKAGRLKPVEALRNE; this comes from the coding sequence ATGCCCTGGTATCTCTATATCGCTATCCGCCACTTGTTTCCAAAGGGGAAGCGGTGGCCGTTTTTCACCATCATGTCGGTGACGGGGGTAGCTCTGGGAACCATGCTGCTGGTGATCGTGATCAGCGTATTCAACGGATTCGGACACGAGTTGCGACGCATCATCTCCGAGACTTCCGGCGACCTGAAAGTGCTCAACGGGCGCATTTTCGAGGATTACGAAGAGAAGATCGAGCTACTAAGCCAGCAACCACAAGTAGAAGCCGCCTCACCGTCCGCTTTTGGCATGGTGATGCTGCAAAGCCGAGATCGTCCTCTATTTCCCGCGGTGCAGGGCATCGAACTGGAGCAGGAACGAAACGTAGTGCCCATCGACAGCTACCTCTATCGCGGCTCGATGGAGGATCTCGACGATGACTCGATTCTCATCAGCTCTGGCGTTGCGGGCACGCTAGGTCTGAGAGTGGGGGAAGAGGTCGAGATCTACACTCCGCTCATGCTGCAAAAGCTGAAGCAGGACGAGATCCTGCTGCCGCGCATGATGCGCATCGCGGGCGTTTTCGAAACGGGTTTCAACAAGATCGATGAAAACCTCATCATCACCACGCTGAGAACCATGCAGGACCTCTACGGTATGGGCGAGGGTGTGCACGCGATAAAAGTGAAGCTCAAGGACGGCGCCGATCCCGATCAGGCAGCCGGAGAGTTGCAAGCCCTCTTCGAACCGCCGTTTCGCGTTTCCACTTGGATAGAGTCCAACGCAGATTTCCTGCAGATCATCGAGTTCGAAAAGCGCATGATGTTCTTCCTGCTGCTTTTCATCGTGATTGTGGGCTCCTTCTCCATTGCCACCTCTTTGCTCACTTCCGTGGTGCGCAAGACGCGCGAGATCGGGCTTTTCGCGGCCATGGGGGCGACCAGCCAGCAGCTCGCCGCTTGCTTCTGTCTGCAGGGATTCGCGGTGGGGGTCGTTGGCACGGCGCTGGGTTTCGTCATCGGCTTTATCATCCTCAGCCTGCGCGACTCCATCACCAATGGCCTGTTCTGGCTGATCGGAGGACGCGAGCAGACGCTGGAGTTCTATTTCTTTTCCCGCCTCCCGGTTCACATCGAAGCTAGCGATATGATCGTAATCGCCGTTTTCGCAGTGGTGATCGCCACCCTGGCGGGTTTGATCCCAGCGATCAAAGCCGGTCGCTTAAAACCCGTGGAGGCCCTGCGCAATGAATGA
- a CDS encoding MotA/TolQ/ExbB proton channel family protein: MKAFKITSFVAAAVIVAGSAFAQKTFDQVTAEAKADLKAAERELADLRNQIANEKVPISRRLTQLETEVQAARKEYDETVLVTENKDLSLESLRNAVKAHNDQNVYLKNSMAAYVKQFSTRIHASELQEYKELADTAELLAENDNATDSEKLSAQLEVLKASLGRVKKIMGGTMIQGEALGKNGVQVNGTFVLAGPFAYFGDGGENVGFAIGDLTNIGYPLVENRGVPEPVMAAIRGLTENGKGDIPVDPTEGDALKIVQVQESLVEHIIKGGITMVPLLGMAFFALLISILKLFEIKSVKSPKPGTLQRILDSLNSGNKQQALEAANSVDGPFGDLLVAGVEHADQEKELLEEVLYERLLAAQPKLERFIAFIALTAAAAPLLGLLGTVTGMITTFKAITVFGTGDPATLSDGISVALITTEYGLIVAIPCLLSQALLSRIAKGKLGEMEQAAVAFVNGLRNK; encoded by the coding sequence ATGAAAGCTTTTAAGATTACATCATTCGTAGCCGCTGCCGTGATCGTGGCAGGCTCCGCCTTTGCTCAAAAGACCTTCGATCAGGTGACTGCCGAAGCGAAAGCCGACCTAAAGGCGGCCGAGCGCGAACTCGCAGATCTCCGCAACCAGATCGCGAACGAAAAGGTGCCTATCTCCCGCCGTCTGACTCAGCTCGAGACCGAAGTTCAGGCCGCTCGCAAGGAATACGACGAAACGGTACTGGTCACTGAAAACAAGGACCTCAGCCTCGAATCCCTGCGCAACGCGGTCAAGGCTCACAACGACCAGAACGTCTACCTCAAGAACTCCATGGCCGCGTACGTGAAGCAGTTCTCCACTCGCATTCACGCTTCCGAGCTGCAGGAGTACAAGGAACTGGCGGACACTGCGGAGCTGCTCGCGGAAAACGACAACGCGACGGATTCCGAAAAGCTCTCCGCCCAGTTGGAAGTGCTCAAGGCCTCCCTCGGCCGCGTGAAGAAGATCATGGGCGGCACCATGATCCAAGGCGAAGCGCTCGGCAAAAACGGCGTGCAGGTTAACGGCACCTTCGTTTTGGCAGGACCATTCGCTTACTTCGGCGACGGAGGAGAAAACGTCGGCTTCGCCATCGGCGACCTCACCAACATCGGTTATCCCCTGGTCGAAAACCGCGGCGTGCCCGAGCCCGTGATGGCGGCCATCAGAGGCCTCACCGAAAACGGCAAGGGAGACATTCCCGTCGACCCGACCGAAGGCGACGCCCTGAAGATCGTTCAGGTCCAGGAATCCTTGGTCGAGCACATCATCAAGGGAGGTATCACCATGGTTCCTCTTCTCGGCATGGCCTTCTTCGCTCTGCTCATCTCCATTCTCAAGCTCTTCGAAATCAAGTCCGTCAAGAGCCCCAAGCCAGGCACGCTGCAGCGCATTCTCGACAGCCTCAACTCCGGCAACAAGCAGCAGGCGCTCGAAGCCGCCAACTCCGTTGACGGTCCCTTCGGCGATCTTCTCGTAGCCGGCGTCGAACACGCCGACCAGGAGAAGGAACTGCTCGAGGAAGTTCTCTACGAACGCCTCCTCGCAGCGCAGCCGAAGCTCGAACGCTTCATCGCCTTCATCGCCCTCACCGCCGCGGCCGCTCCACTACTCGGACTGCTCGGTACGGTTACGGGTATGATCACCACCTTCAAGGCCATCACCGTGTTCGGTACTGGCGATCCCGCGACGCTCTCCGATGGTATCTCCGTGGCTCTGATCACCACCGAGTACGGTCTGATCGTGGCGATCCCATGTCTGCTCTCCCAAGCGCTGCTCTCTCGCATCGCGAAGGGCAAGCTTGGCGAAATGGAACAGGCCGCAGTCGCATTCGTGAATGGACTGAGAAACAAGTAG
- a CDS encoding ABC transporter ATP-binding protein yields MNESAILNASSIRKTYPAGTSTLEVLKGVDLSLCPGEFVSIQGESGCGKTTLLNILAGIEQADTGTISWNGKEIDRLGRNELARKRCAFLGIVFQSYYLVPEIDALQNVLMSLRIAKGSVGPSEVERGKSMLQRVGLADRFSQMPSTLSGGERQRVAIARSLITQPKLVLADEPTGNLDERTGDSVMALLQTLCNETGASLLLVTHNAEHAARANRQLTLTKGVFDE; encoded by the coding sequence ATGAATGAGTCCGCTATCCTGAATGCGAGCTCCATTCGCAAAACCTATCCCGCTGGCACGTCGACACTTGAGGTGCTCAAGGGCGTTGACCTAAGCTTGTGCCCCGGCGAGTTCGTCAGCATCCAAGGGGAGAGCGGTTGCGGCAAAACCACGCTGCTGAATATTCTCGCCGGTATCGAACAAGCGGATACAGGAACGATTTCATGGAATGGCAAGGAAATCGATCGCCTCGGGCGAAACGAGCTCGCACGGAAGCGCTGCGCGTTTTTGGGCATCGTTTTCCAGTCATACTACTTGGTGCCAGAGATCGATGCTTTGCAGAACGTGCTCATGAGCCTTCGCATCGCAAAAGGCTCGGTGGGACCGAGCGAGGTGGAGCGAGGCAAGAGCATGCTGCAGCGCGTCGGACTGGCCGATCGATTCTCTCAAATGCCTAGCACGCTCTCTGGAGGCGAACGCCAGCGAGTGGCGATCGCTCGCTCTTTGATTACGCAGCCGAAACTCGTCTTGGCGGATGAACCGACGGGGAATCTCGACGAGCGAACGGGCGATTCCGTGATGGCGCTGCTTCAGACGCTTTGCAACGAAACGGGCGCGAGCTTGCTGCTGGTGACTCACAACGCGGAGCATGCCGCCCGCGCGAATCGACAGCTTACCTTAACGAAAGGCGTATTCGATGAATGA
- a CDS encoding biopolymer transporter ExbD has protein sequence MMKNKKALSAGEAVGDINISPLIDMVFILLIFFIVTTVFVKEPGVEITRPAAVNTVNLPKNVILIAVTDQDNIFYGGRDYGLGGIRSQVRRVLAGNEDYPVIIQADQNARSGTVIRLIDECKLAQARRIHLSTVKN, from the coding sequence ATGATGAAAAACAAGAAAGCTCTTTCAGCAGGCGAAGCCGTCGGAGATATCAACATCTCCCCGCTGATCGATATGGTGTTCATTCTTCTGATCTTCTTCATTGTAACTACTGTTTTCGTTAAGGAGCCGGGCGTGGAAATCACCCGTCCAGCCGCTGTGAACACTGTCAATCTGCCAAAGAACGTTATCCTCATCGCCGTTACGGACCAGGATAACATCTTCTACGGCGGTCGAGACTACGGGCTTGGAGGCATCCGCTCCCAGGTTCGTCGAGTGCTCGCGGGCAACGAAGATTACCCAGTTATCATTCAAGCTGATCAGAACGCTCGTTCTGGGACGGTCATTCGTCTCATCGATGAGTGCAAGCTGGCCCAGGCCAGACGCATTCACCTTTCAACCGTGAAGAACTAA
- a CDS encoding RidA family protein, with amino-acid sequence MLQSITEKLAALGLNLPAAAEAKGNYLPYTISGNLLSLSGTLPIKQGALIAGRIGGDLSVEQGYEAARWCFLNALAHIRVATDDFRRFGRVLHIDGFVNGVDGFADAPKVVNGASDLSVELFGDAGKHSRVALSSNGLPLNAAVETRVLVELDA; translated from the coding sequence ATGCTCCAAAGCATCACTGAAAAACTCGCCGCCCTCGGACTAAACCTTCCGGCCGCGGCCGAGGCCAAAGGCAACTACCTCCCCTACACCATCAGCGGAAACCTGCTCTCCCTCTCCGGAACCTTGCCGATCAAGCAGGGAGCGTTGATCGCCGGACGCATTGGCGGCGACCTAAGCGTCGAGCAAGGCTACGAAGCAGCGCGTTGGTGCTTTCTCAACGCCCTCGCTCACATCCGCGTGGCTACCGACGATTTCAGGCGCTTCGGCCGCGTCTTGCACATCGATGGATTCGTCAATGGCGTGGACGGCTTCGCGGACGCTCCCAAGGTTGTCAACGGGGCGTCCGACTTGTCGGTGGAGCTCTTCGGCGATGCCGGAAAACACTCCCGCGTGGCCCTCTCCTCCAACGGGCTTCCCCTCAATGCAGCGGTCGAGACCCGCGTCCTGGTGGAACTTGACGCCTAG
- a CDS encoding biopolymer transporter ExbD has protein sequence MRNRGNLRSSDDTTDINISPLIDMVFILLIFFIVTTVFVEEAGLQANTPDPTSNPNQDNEKERVSFLVRANGQVIYDDKDVGVSAVAGIVAPEMRMEEYPITVNVEPDVPMHLVVAVVDACESGGAPQVTMKAVATK, from the coding sequence ATGAGAAACAGAGGAAATCTAAGATCCAGCGATGATACCACGGACATCAACATCTCCCCGTTGATCGACATGGTGTTCATCCTCCTGATCTTCTTCATCGTCACCACGGTCTTCGTCGAAGAAGCCGGCCTGCAGGCCAATACGCCTGACCCGACCAGCAACCCGAATCAGGACAACGAGAAGGAACGCGTGAGCTTCCTCGTCCGGGCCAACGGTCAGGTGATCTACGACGATAAGGACGTCGGCGTTAGCGCCGTAGCGGGCATTGTCGCCCCCGAGATGAGAATGGAAGAATATCCAATCACCGTAAACGTCGAGCCGGACGTCCCCATGCACTTGGTGGTCGCAGTCGTCGACGCGTGCGAAAGCGGTGGCGCTCCACAAGTCACCATGAAAGCCGTTGCCACGAAATAG
- the lysS gene encoding lysine--tRNA ligase, which yields MSSKLSDISHDQLAVRRQKLADLREKGVDPFRTEFQPSHFSAEAVAAFVDGAEPEAQPTVSVAGRLVVIRKMGKAQFVKIQDQEGIIQVYVRLDGIGADEYADFKKLDLGDIIGVEGQLFQTKTGEISIRATRYALVSKSLRPLPEKFHGLTDPEQKYRQRHLDLIMNKESRARFFNRSRIVSGIRRYLEERKFLEVETPVFQNIAGGAAAKPFVTHHNTLDRDFFMRISLELYLKRLLVGGFDRVFEIGRNFRNEGISRRHNPEFTMLEAYQAYSDYRGMMELVQGLIRYLVKDVLKAEEIKMPDGEVIDFMGEWREAKYKDLICDKLEDPDWFSKTKEEKLARTKELGLDCQADWEDYEVTNEVFGKLIEPFLIQPTFVTHLPKELCPLAKITRDDDSTIDVFELCIGGMEIAPAYSEQNDPGVQREMFSKQAGEETQNIDEDFLETLEYGMPPAGGMGMGIDRLVILLTEAENIRDVILYPQLRS from the coding sequence ATGAGCTCAAAACTGTCCGATATTTCTCACGACCAATTGGCTGTGCGCCGCCAGAAGCTTGCTGACCTGCGAGAAAAAGGCGTCGATCCGTTCCGCACGGAATTCCAACCCAGCCATTTCTCGGCGGAAGCAGTAGCGGCCTTCGTCGATGGGGCCGAGCCGGAAGCTCAGCCGACCGTCAGCGTGGCCGGTCGTCTGGTTGTCATCCGCAAAATGGGCAAAGCTCAGTTCGTGAAGATCCAGGACCAGGAAGGCATTATCCAGGTCTACGTGCGCCTCGATGGCATCGGCGCCGACGAGTATGCGGATTTCAAGAAGCTCGATCTGGGCGACATCATCGGCGTGGAAGGTCAGCTCTTTCAGACCAAGACTGGTGAAATCAGCATTCGCGCCACCCGCTACGCCCTGGTTTCCAAGTCGCTGCGCCCGTTGCCGGAAAAGTTCCACGGCCTCACCGATCCGGAGCAGAAGTACCGTCAGCGCCACTTGGACCTGATCATGAACAAGGAGTCGCGGGCTCGCTTCTTCAATCGCAGCCGCATCGTGAGCGGGATCCGTCGCTACCTCGAAGAGCGCAAGTTTCTCGAAGTGGAAACGCCAGTGTTCCAAAACATCGCTGGTGGAGCTGCGGCCAAGCCCTTCGTGACTCACCACAACACGCTGGATCGCGACTTCTTCATGCGCATCTCGTTGGAGCTTTATCTGAAGCGCTTGCTGGTCGGGGGATTCGATCGCGTTTTCGAAATCGGTCGCAACTTCCGCAACGAAGGCATTTCCCGTCGCCACAATCCTGAGTTCACGATGCTCGAGGCCTACCAGGCCTACTCCGACTATCGGGGCATGATGGAGCTGGTGCAGGGACTCATCCGCTATCTGGTCAAAGACGTGCTCAAGGCGGAAGAAATCAAAATGCCGGACGGCGAGGTGATCGACTTCATGGGAGAGTGGCGTGAGGCCAAGTACAAGGACCTCATCTGCGACAAGCTGGAAGACCCGGACTGGTTCTCCAAAACCAAGGAGGAAAAGCTGGCCCGCACCAAGGAGCTGGGACTCGACTGCCAAGCGGATTGGGAAGACTACGAAGTGACCAACGAAGTCTTTGGAAAGCTCATCGAGCCGTTCCTCATTCAGCCTACCTTCGTCACCCACCTGCCCAAGGAGCTTTGCCCGCTGGCCAAGATAACGCGCGACGACGACTCCACCATCGATGTGTTCGAGCTTTGCATCGGCGGCATGGAAATCGCCCCGGCGTATTCGGAGCAAAACGATCCCGGCGTGCAGCGCGAAATGTTCTCCAAGCAGGCAGGCGAGGAAACGCAGAACATCGACGAGGACTTTCTGGAAACGCTCGAGTACGGTATGCCGCCCGCAGGTGGCATGGGCATGGGTATCGACCGTCTGGTCATCCTGCTCACCGAAGCGGAAAACATTCGCGACGTCATCCTCTATCCGCAACTGCGCTCGTAG
- the lipA gene encoding lipoyl synthase — translation MRKPDWLRAKLPSGKDYGSVRSLVDGANLHTVCQSAQCPNMGECWSRGTATLMILGNICTRSCNFCAIQTGRPTELDIGEPARVAEAVATMKLKHCVITSVTRDELKDGGASVWAATIRAIRHRSPNTAVEVLTPDFRGKTDQLDIVLDAEPDIFNHNIETVERLQKPVRVQAKYDRSFKVLRHAASRGFTTKSGMMLGLGEEKEEIARSLRDLRDADVKIVTLGQYLQPTSKHLPVARWVTPEEFNEWREYGESIGFTKVESGPLVRSSYHADEQSAHFTGHKSLKAEAS, via the coding sequence ATGCGAAAGCCGGATTGGCTCAGAGCGAAACTTCCCAGTGGAAAAGACTACGGCAGCGTGCGCTCCCTCGTAGATGGGGCGAATTTGCACACCGTTTGCCAAAGCGCCCAATGCCCCAACATGGGCGAATGCTGGTCGCGCGGCACCGCGACCCTGATGATTCTGGGCAACATCTGCACCCGCTCCTGCAACTTCTGCGCGATCCAGACCGGTCGCCCCACCGAGCTCGACATCGGCGAGCCAGCTCGCGTGGCCGAAGCGGTGGCCACCATGAAGCTCAAGCACTGCGTCATCACCTCCGTCACCCGTGACGAGCTCAAGGACGGAGGGGCCAGCGTCTGGGCCGCCACCATCCGCGCCATCCGCCACCGGTCCCCCAACACCGCGGTGGAAGTGCTGACTCCAGACTTCCGCGGCAAGACCGACCAGCTGGACATCGTGCTCGATGCGGAGCCGGACATTTTCAATCACAACATCGAGACCGTCGAGCGCCTGCAGAAGCCAGTGCGCGTACAGGCCAAATACGACCGCTCCTTCAAGGTGCTGCGCCACGCGGCCTCGCGCGGCTTCACTACCAAGTCCGGCATGATGCTCGGTCTGGGCGAAGAGAAGGAAGAGATCGCTCGATCCCTGCGGGACCTGCGTGACGCCGACGTGAAAATCGTCACCCTCGGACAATACCTCCAACCCACCTCCAAACACCTGCCGGTCGCTCGTTGGGTCACTCCGGAGGAGTTCAACGAGTGGCGTGAGTACGGCGAATCCATCGGCTTTACCAAGGTCGAGTCCGGACCATTGGTTCGTTCCTCCTATCACGCCGACGAGCAGTCCGCCCACTTCACCGGTCACAAGAGCCTCAAAGCAGAGGCCAGCTGA
- a CDS encoding tetratricopeptide repeat protein has product MISSKSLKLAATGLICFAGCLTASAQYKTDQEFWNQPHIAKSFANSYEIKTQTEPDLTEEEQIAVKQVLDMLKADPQGSKDAALAAILKVITPDSSAALDFIAGNFYAEKGDLKTAIKYYDQAAKKFPSFLRAIRNAAIMRVQQGQYSAALKGLTRAIELGAKDTTTMGLLGLCYVNTEQYFSAETAYREAIVLDPTVKDWQLGLAKSLLQQAKYKESIAVLNQMLVNDPESDILWSSVANAYLGIDDPETAVAVQEIVDRLGKATPDSLVFMGNIYMSRGLNDLALTYFKRSIAMDSNQDPQVHVNIAEVMTARGAYDQATQVISDIRSSFEPKLTPENKLSLLRLEAQIALATQQGEKVIPILEELIERDPLDGQALLLLADYYSNKQDIDGYARADLYYERATKVREWEVRALISWARSFVAREKFGKAIPLLERAQVLQSQEHIGRYLEQVRKVHLAQLGSK; this is encoded by the coding sequence ATGATTAGCAGCAAATCCTTAAAACTGGCCGCAACCGGCCTAATCTGCTTTGCCGGATGCCTGACCGCATCGGCGCAGTATAAAACGGATCAGGAATTTTGGAATCAGCCACACATTGCTAAGTCCTTCGCCAATTCCTACGAAATCAAGACCCAGACCGAACCTGACCTCACCGAAGAGGAACAGATCGCGGTCAAGCAGGTGCTGGACATGCTCAAGGCCGATCCGCAAGGCAGCAAGGACGCAGCCCTGGCAGCCATCCTGAAGGTCATCACCCCCGACTCCAGCGCCGCCCTCGATTTCATCGCCGGCAACTTCTACGCTGAGAAAGGCGATCTCAAGACCGCCATCAAATACTACGACCAGGCCGCCAAGAAGTTTCCCAGCTTCCTTCGCGCAATCCGCAACGCCGCCATCATGCGCGTCCAGCAAGGACAGTATTCCGCGGCGTTGAAGGGCTTGACCAGAGCGATCGAGCTTGGAGCCAAGGACACCACCACCATGGGTCTGCTTGGTCTATGCTATGTCAATACCGAGCAATACTTCTCCGCAGAGACGGCCTATCGCGAAGCCATCGTGCTCGACCCGACGGTCAAGGACTGGCAGCTTGGTCTCGCCAAGTCCCTGCTGCAGCAGGCCAAGTACAAGGAGTCCATCGCGGTCCTCAACCAGATGCTGGTGAACGATCCCGAAAGCGACATCCTTTGGTCCAGCGTCGCGAATGCCTACCTCGGTATCGACGATCCAGAAACCGCTGTCGCAGTGCAGGAAATCGTGGATCGACTCGGCAAGGCGACCCCTGATTCCCTCGTCTTCATGGGCAACATCTACATGTCTCGCGGCCTGAACGATTTGGCGCTCACCTACTTCAAGCGCTCGATCGCCATGGATTCAAACCAGGATCCTCAGGTTCACGTGAACATCGCCGAAGTGATGACCGCCCGTGGCGCCTACGATCAGGCTACCCAAGTCATTTCTGACATTCGCTCGTCCTTCGAGCCAAAGCTGACTCCGGAAAACAAGCTTTCTCTGCTCCGTCTCGAAGCGCAGATCGCTCTTGCGACCCAGCAAGGCGAAAAGGTCATCCCGATCTTGGAAGAGCTCATCGAACGCGATCCGCTGGACGGCCAAGCTCTCCTGCTCCTCGCGGACTACTACTCCAACAAGCAGGACATCGATGGATACGCTCGCGCCGATCTCTACTACGAACGCGCCACCAAGGTACGCGAGTGGGAAGTCCGCGCTCTGATCTCCTGGGCGCGCTCCTTCGTGGCTCGCGAGAAGTTCGGCAAAGCGATTCCTTTGCTGGAAAGAGCTCAAGTCCTCCAGTCTCAGGAGCACATCGGGCGCTATCTCGAGCAGGTTCGCAAGGTTCACCTGGCCCAGCTCGGCAGCAAGTAG